One Flavobacterium sp. 90 DNA segment encodes these proteins:
- a CDS encoding putative LPS assembly protein LptD, with product MTCQKTSHNFTKIAFKPLHTNLFNIVLLSFFLTLGSGKLYSQEIKNKKKPLATVKQTDKPTTAVTDTIKLDTVRPKKTFLDGKVKYRAKDYAKIDQKRKLITLYNEAELYYKDVELKSGIIVLNYEKDEVYAGRIKDSAGVLSQYPNFKQGSSEVQPDSIRFNFKTKKALIFNSRTEQGEFKIKAAVTKKENDSVYFLKGARFTTASDVDNPEYYFQTSKVKFIPGKKVITGLTNMVIADVPTPLALPFAYFPMSQEKSVSGIIIPSYNDSNTRGFSLQNMGYYFALSDNYDLTVLGDYYTNGSYAMRFESAYATRYKYRGNVNIRFENLISSERGYPDYSKQNIYNIQWSHSRDTKSSPNSTFSASVNMGSSKYFKQSINQANIGSNLNNTLSSSISYSRTFNTIPQARFSLSATHQQNTQTEVITMTLPTLQASIDRVYPFVGKDGVKKGLIKNINLQYNLSGKNNITTTDSLFFKPQMFRDAQIGMQHTIPLSTNFKLFKYFSAQAATNYQETWVTKTIDKNYDPNQSKVVNTVVNGFDSFRTYNFTSSLGTTIYGTFNFGSDKRIQSIRHVMRPTISYSYTPSFEKYYDNYSVDASGKLNQYTRFEGGVYGAPSRDNSNIVAFALSNTFEAKVRDRDSTKTEPKKVMLLNNLNLSTNYNFNANGKDVLAWQPLLISGGTQLFQNKMNVNFGATLDPYALNNNNDRISTYNIDNGGSLFRMTNANVTLNYSFSNKGTGKDDKNVQSQRNGGRKDDLFGTNTDLTDPRNSQFANEKDDDKDVISEFFKSKIPWDMTLAYSMTYSNIRRENKISGNSIMMSVNMDITPKWKGGISTGYDFVQKGVTFTQLRFERDLMSWRMAFNWSPLGTNSNWNFFIGIKSGMLSDIKWNKRSTLNR from the coding sequence TTGACATGTCAAAAAACAAGCCATAATTTTACAAAAATAGCATTTAAACCTTTGCATACAAACTTATTTAATATCGTTTTATTATCATTTTTCCTAACACTAGGAAGTGGTAAATTATATTCGCAAGAGATAAAAAACAAAAAAAAGCCGTTAGCAACTGTAAAACAAACAGATAAACCTACAACTGCTGTTACAGATACCATAAAACTTGATACTGTTAGACCTAAAAAGACTTTTCTTGACGGAAAAGTTAAGTACAGAGCTAAAGATTACGCAAAAATCGATCAGAAAAGAAAACTGATCACTTTATATAATGAAGCTGAATTATACTATAAAGATGTAGAATTAAAATCTGGTATAATTGTTTTAAACTATGAAAAAGATGAAGTTTATGCCGGAAGGATAAAAGATTCTGCCGGAGTTTTGTCACAATACCCAAATTTTAAACAAGGTTCAAGCGAAGTTCAACCTGATTCTATCCGTTTTAACTTCAAAACAAAAAAAGCCTTAATCTTCAATTCAAGAACTGAACAAGGTGAATTTAAAATAAAAGCTGCCGTTACTAAAAAAGAAAATGATTCAGTTTACTTCTTAAAAGGCGCTCGTTTTACAACAGCTTCAGACGTTGACAATCCTGAATACTACTTTCAAACCAGTAAAGTAAAATTTATTCCCGGTAAAAAAGTTATTACCGGTTTAACCAATATGGTTATCGCAGATGTACCTACTCCACTTGCATTGCCGTTTGCTTATTTCCCGATGAGTCAGGAAAAAAGTGTTTCCGGTATTATTATTCCAAGTTATAATGACTCAAATACAAGAGGTTTTTCGCTTCAAAATATGGGTTATTACTTTGCCTTGAGCGATAATTATGATTTAACGGTTTTGGGAGATTATTATACGAATGGAAGTTACGCCATGCGATTTGAATCGGCGTATGCCACAAGATATAAGTACCGTGGAAATGTTAATATTCGTTTTGAAAATCTAATTAGCAGCGAACGTGGTTACCCCGATTATAGCAAACAAAATATTTATAACATTCAGTGGTCGCATTCAAGAGACACTAAATCAAGTCCTAATTCGACATTTTCTGCTTCCGTAAACATGGGTAGTAGTAAATACTTTAAACAATCTATCAATCAGGCCAATATTGGTTCGAACTTAAATAATACCCTGAGTTCTTCTATATCCTATAGCAGAACTTTTAATACGATTCCGCAAGCTCGTTTTTCATTATCAGCAACGCATCAACAAAATACACAAACAGAAGTCATTACAATGACTTTACCTACTTTGCAAGCTAGTATCGACCGTGTTTATCCTTTTGTTGGAAAAGATGGTGTAAAGAAAGGACTTATAAAAAACATCAATTTACAATATAACTTAAGCGGTAAAAACAATATTACAACAACGGATTCTTTGTTTTTTAAACCACAAATGTTTAGAGATGCCCAAATAGGAATGCAACACACAATTCCGTTAAGTACTAACTTTAAACTATTCAAATATTTTAGTGCGCAAGCTGCGACAAACTACCAGGAAACATGGGTTACCAAAACTATTGACAAAAATTACGATCCTAATCAGAGCAAAGTTGTAAATACGGTTGTAAATGGTTTTGATTCGTTTAGAACTTATAATTTTACTTCTAGTTTAGGAACAACGATCTACGGTACCTTTAATTTTGGAAGTGACAAAAGAATCCAATCGATTCGTCACGTAATGCGTCCTACGATTTCTTATTCATATACTCCTAGTTTTGAAAAATACTATGACAACTATTCTGTAGATGCTTCCGGAAAACTTAATCAATACACACGCTTTGAAGGTGGTGTTTATGGTGCTCCTTCGAGAGACAACTCAAATATTGTAGCTTTTGCTTTAAGCAATACTTTTGAGGCCAAAGTAAGAGATCGTGACAGTACAAAAACAGAACCTAAAAAAGTGATGTTGCTTAACAACTTAAATCTTAGCACAAATTATAATTTTAATGCTAATGGTAAAGATGTTTTAGCCTGGCAACCTTTACTTATTAGTGGTGGAACACAGCTTTTCCAAAATAAGATGAATGTCAATTTTGGAGCTACTTTAGATCCATATGCTTTAAATAACAATAACGACAGAATCAGTACGTATAATATTGATAACGGAGGAAGTTTATTCAGAATGACAAATGCCAATGTTACCTTAAACTATTCTTTCTCGAATAAAGGAACAGGCAAGGACGATAAGAACGTTCAAAGTCAGCGAAATGGTGGTAGAAAAGATGACTTGTTTGGTACAAATACTGACTTAACCGATCCTCGAAATAGTCAATTTGCAAATGAAAAAGATGACGACAAAGATGTAATTAGTGAATTCTTTAAGTCAAAAATCCCTTGGGACATGACACTTGCTTACTCAATGACATACAGCAATATAAGAAGAGAAAACAAAATCTCAGGAAACTCGATAATGATGTCTGTCAACATGGATATTACTCCAAAATGGAAAGGTGGAATTTCTACCGGTTATGATTTTGTACAAAAGGGAGTTACTTTTACTCAGTTACGTTTTGAAAGAGATTTAATGAGCTGGAGAATGGCGTTTAACTGGTCTCCATTGGGAACAAATTCAAACTGGAACTTCTTTATCGGAATCAAATCCGGAATGCTTAGTGATATCAAATGGAACAAACGAAGTACTTTGAATCGATAA
- a CDS encoding MlaD family protein — MKLTREIKTAILVIASILLFIWGYSFLKGRDLFTNYKTLYVEYNNVEDLSSSAPVTINGLTIGKVNKITINEVTGKLLVELQLKTDFPISKSSQAALYSPSLIGGKQIKIIPNLADKEPVEDGQTLASTVELGLTESLGGKIEPIQQKLDLMLANINTLVGGLNNVLDKQGQENLKKSLAELSQTMEQFHRASGSLNSILDTNKGQINGVVTNFNKMSSNFNKISDSLNKADLGKTVKNLNQTLAKVDNLMSNLNSGKGTAGKLLSDDALYNNLSKTSKELELLLQDVRLYPTRYVNVSLFGKKNKPYVAPTEDANTTTKN; from the coding sequence TTGAAACTAACAAGAGAAATTAAAACGGCTATTTTAGTCATCGCGTCAATCTTATTATTTATTTGGGGCTATAGTTTTTTAAAAGGCAGAGACCTTTTTACGAATTATAAAACATTATATGTAGAATATAATAATGTAGAGGATTTGTCATCATCAGCTCCAGTTACCATAAACGGACTTACAATTGGTAAAGTAAATAAGATTACAATTAATGAAGTAACAGGTAAATTATTAGTTGAACTTCAATTAAAAACAGATTTTCCAATCTCAAAATCAAGCCAGGCAGCTTTGTATTCTCCAAGTTTAATTGGAGGAAAGCAAATCAAGATTATTCCTAATCTTGCAGACAAAGAACCAGTTGAAGATGGGCAAACGTTAGCATCAACAGTTGAGTTGGGATTAACAGAATCTTTGGGAGGTAAAATCGAGCCAATTCAGCAAAAATTAGATTTAATGCTAGCCAATATTAATACATTGGTCGGAGGATTAAACAATGTTTTAGATAAACAAGGGCAAGAAAATCTAAAAAAATCATTGGCAGAATTAAGCCAGACAATGGAGCAATTTCATAGAGCTTCAGGAAGTCTTAATTCTATTTTAGATACTAATAAAGGACAAATTAACGGAGTTGTAACCAACTTTAATAAAATGTCAAGTAACTTCAATAAAATATCAGATTCTTTGAACAAAGCCGATTTAGGAAAAACAGTTAAAAACCTAAACCAGACTTTGGCTAAAGTTGACAATCTTATGAGTAACTTAAACTCAGGAAAAGGTACTGCAGGTAAGTTGTTAAGTGACGATGCTTTGTATAATAATCTTTCTAAAACTTCAAAAGAATTAGAGTTATTATTGCAAGACGTTCGTCTTTACCCAACTCGTTATGTGAATGTTTCTCTTTTTGGAAAGAAAAACAAACCATATGTAGCACCAACAGAAGACGCTAACACAACTACTAAAAATTAA
- a CDS encoding N-acetylmuramoyl-L-alanine amidase, translating into MNRFNKIKVIFTFFLTIMSFCAYSQSNVFKVTLDAGHGDHDFGAVYSGRIEKNIALAIVLKVGKILELNPNVDVIYTRKTDVFIDLVERANIANRANSNIFVSIHCNANKNTAADGTETYVMGLSKTASNLEAAKKENSVITLEKDYKRKYEGFDPNSPESMISMTLMQEEYLENSISLASKIEDNFEKLGKKIRQGGVKQAPFMVLHKAYMPRVLVETGFVSNPDEGNILNSEEGQNDIAKAIAEAILSYKREFFGSGAPEIVEARPARDTTPAKPKVAETTAVKNAPKGIFFKVQLIASIKKTPTEPKNFKGLKNVTMLYENNIYKYFYQETADYDAAKKYLQEAKDKGYGAAFLIATKDGEKINIQDAIK; encoded by the coding sequence ATGAATAGATTTAACAAAATTAAGGTAATATTTACTTTTTTTCTAACGATAATGTCATTTTGTGCTTACAGTCAGTCAAATGTATTTAAGGTAACTCTTGATGCTGGACATGGAGATCACGATTTTGGAGCAGTTTATAGCGGACGAATTGAAAAAAATATTGCTTTGGCTATTGTACTAAAAGTTGGAAAAATTTTAGAACTTAACCCAAATGTTGATGTAATTTACACTCGAAAAACAGATGTTTTTATCGATTTAGTAGAAAGAGCGAACATTGCAAACCGCGCAAATTCTAATATTTTTGTTTCTATACACTGTAATGCAAACAAAAATACTGCAGCAGATGGAACCGAAACTTATGTAATGGGTTTGAGTAAAACGGCTTCGAATCTTGAAGCGGCGAAAAAAGAGAACTCGGTAATTACTTTAGAAAAAGACTATAAACGTAAATACGAAGGTTTCGATCCAAATTCGCCTGAATCTATGATTAGTATGACACTAATGCAGGAAGAATATTTAGAAAACAGTATTTCGCTGGCAAGTAAAATTGAAGATAATTTCGAGAAACTTGGTAAAAAAATAAGACAAGGCGGAGTTAAGCAAGCGCCATTTATGGTACTTCACAAAGCTTATATGCCAAGAGTATTAGTAGAAACAGGATTTGTTTCGAATCCAGATGAAGGAAATATTTTAAACTCAGAAGAAGGTCAGAACGATATTGCAAAAGCTATTGCCGAAGCTATTTTGAGTTATAAAAGAGAGTTTTTTGGTTCTGGCGCTCCTGAAATTGTAGAAGCAAGACCAGCGAGAGATACAACTCCTGCAAAACCTAAAGTTGCTGAAACTACGGCGGTGAAAAATGCTCCAAAAGGAATCTTCTTTAAGGTACAACTTATAGCAAGTATTAAAAAAACACCAACGGAGCCTAAAAACTTTAAAGGATTGAAAAATGTGACAATGTTATACGAAAATAATATTTACAAATATTTCTATCAGGAAACTGCAGACTACGATGCAGCAAAAAAATATTTGCAAGAGGCTAAAGACAAAGGATATGGCGCAGCTTTTTTAATTGCAACTAAAGACGGAGAAAAAATCAATATTCAGGACGCTATCAAATAA